One Gossypium hirsutum isolate 1008001.06 chromosome A11, Gossypium_hirsutum_v2.1, whole genome shotgun sequence genomic window carries:
- the LOC107904591 gene encoding aldehyde oxidase GLOX: MIKFLLFSLSFSHVFSIVASQALPSYSGRNGEWQLLHESVGISAMHMQLLHNNKVIIFDRTDFGPSNLSLPNGICRVDSSDTMLQTDCTAHSILYDIVTNGFRPLMIQTDTWCSSGAVLPNGTLVQTGGYNDGDRNIRSFTPCNDDEYCNWIEFPQSLIRRRWYASNQVLPDGRIIIVGGRRQFNYEFYPSSWNGVIFLDFLMETNDQGLENNLYPFLHLLPDGNLFIFANTRSILLDYNQNMVLKEFPKIPGDDPRNYPSSGSSVLLPLDENDAIIEPEIMVCGGAPRDSFIQAMQGIFIRATSTCGRLKVSVPNPSWTMEDMPMARVMGDMILLPTGDVLIINGAELGTAGWELGRGPVTRPIIYRPSDDVSNWRFSVMSPSPRPRMYHSSAILLTDGRILVSGSNPHVYYNFTNVEYPTDLSMESFSPPYLSPEYDPIRPRILSADEKMGYGGKLFWLSFQVQAYLTVNVLSVTIVAPSFATHSFSMNQRMVLLKIAGVTDIAPSTYNLVVAGPSTAEIAPPGYYMLFVVHAHVPSYGRWVKIG; this comes from the coding sequence ATgatcaaattccttcttttttcACTCTCATTTTCCCATGTCTTCTCCATTGTTGCGTCACAAGCTCTTCCCTCGTACTCGGGTCGCAATGGCGAATGGCAGCTCTTACATGAAAGTGTGGGTATATCCGCCATGCATATGCAACTCCTACATAATAACAAGGTCATCATCTTTGACCGAACCGATTTCGGCCCTTCCAATCTTTCACTCCCCAACGGTATTTGCCGAGTCGATAGCTCCGATACCATGCTTCAAACTGATTGCACGGCTCACTCAATCCTCTATGATATTGTCACCAATGGATTTCGTCCCTTGATGATTCAAACCGATACTTGGTGCTCATCTGGTGCGGTTCTCCCCAATGGAACTCTCGTTCAAACCGGTGGATACAATGACGGGGATCGAAATATTCGAAGCTTCACGCCTTGTAACGACGACGAATACTGCAATTGGATCGAGTTCCCACAGTCTTTAATACGACGAAGATGGTATGCTTCGAATCAAGTTTTACCCGATGGTCGAATTATAATTGTTGGTGGGAGACGACAGTTCAATTATGAATTTTACCCTTCGAGTTGGAATGGTGTTATTTTTCTGGATTTCTTGATGGAGACTAACGATCAAGGCTTGGAGAATAATTTGTATCCATTTTTGCATCTTTTACCAGATGGTAACCTGTTTATTTTCGCTAATACGAGATCGATATTGTTGGATTATAATCAAAACATGGTTTTAAAAGAGTTTCCTAAGATCCCTGGCGACGATCCTAGGAATTATCCGAGCTCTGGGTCATCTGTTTTGCTTCCTTTAGATGAAAATGACGCCATTATTGAACCTGAAATCATGGTGTGCGGTGGTGCACCAAGGGACTCATTTATTCAAGCCATGCAAGGGATCTTCATACGTGCAACATCAACATGTGGGAGGCTCAAGGTTTCGGTTCCAAACCCTAGTTGGACCATGGAAGACATGCCGATGGCTAGAGTCATGGGCGACATGATACTTTTGCCGACCGGGGACGTGCTTATAATCAATGGCGCAGAATTGGGTACTGCTGGATGGGAACTAGGTCGTGGTCCGGTCACTAGGCCAATAATTTACCGCCCGTCAGATGATGTGTCGAATTGGCGTTTCTCAGTAATGTCACCATCTCCAAGGCCAAGAATGtaccattcatcagccatatTATTAACCGATGGACGGATTCTCGTAAGCGGCAGCAATCCTCACGTATATTACAACTTCACAAACGTCGAATACCCTACAGATTTAAGCATGGAATCCTTTTCCCCGCCATATTTGTCCCCGGAATATGATCCAATAAGGCCTCGGATTTTATCAGCAGATGAGAAAATGGGTTATGGGGGAAAGCTCTTTTGGCTAAGTTTTCAAGTACAAGCTTATTTAACAGTTAACGTTTTGTCGGTGACTATTGTTGCACCGTCCTTCGCAACCCATTCTTTCTCGATGAATCAAAGGATGGTGTTGTTAAAGATTGCCGGTGTTACTGATATTGCACCTTCTACGTATAATTTAGTCGTCGCTGGACCATCGACGGCTGAGATTGCTCCACCGGGATACTATATGTTGTTTGTGGTGCATGCTCATGTACCAAGTTATGGGAGGTGGGTGAAGATAGGTTGA